GGCCCAGTattcatcaaaaattttgaaatatgttCGTGCACCTGACGCTAAAATATTCTGTCCGCCTCTAAACCTCATTGAAATATTCTTGTTGGATATTCCATTGAGCTGGTGGATGCGCAAAGAATATTATATCGCAATTTGTGATCGTGTCATGCTGGTTCTATATTTCCCATTACTTATTTTCATTGCAAACTATGAGTCGCAGGTTGCTAAGAGGGTGAACTACAACAGGCAAGTCCACGTTGCCGACGATGCTAATGAAATAGATACCGAATGGAATTTGTCAGATGGATTCGATTCAGATGAAAATCCTCACCGGCATGTCAACAAATCGCAAAGATTACAGCAACGAGCAGAACAAGAAGAACCTTCATTCACAAAACACTTCTCTTCATGGTCTACGAATCTTGATGAGTTAAAGCCACCAATTACAGAAAGTCAAAACGTGGGTATTCCTTGGCAGTATTTCAAGTTATATGAGAAGATTGATAAGTTGACTGTTTTGCTCACTGAGGTCATACAGGATAATCAAGAGCTCAAGAAGCAACTTCATGAGACTTCTCGCAGCTAACTCGTATTTAGTTTTACATACAGTTCGCAATTTAGCACACAATGAACAATCAATAAATTTTTATAAAAAGaacttttaaaatatttgaatccTTAATCCTTAAGGATAAaggtaaaagaaaaaaaaaattccatTAAAGGAACAATCTGTCTAAGCGACTTTTAAAGGGACCTTAAGTTTTGATGTTTTCCCACCTATTTGAATGGATATATTCGACAGATACCATCTTCCTAACGAGCACGTCTGAAAACTAGGTGGTATATAATACTTCTTTTCGATAGCCTTCTTACTCACTTTCAACTCAACCTCGAAAGAGGTCGTATAACATTTGTCTTGCAAGTTAAATTTCCAATGGAGATCAGTTATTCTGATGGGCTCAAAAAGATCTTTAATAGATGTGGTATCTTGCCGAATTGTAGTCAAGGCGCTTATACCATGATATATATTCTCAGAGACACCTTCATGAAGCTTTTGACATAAGGACgatatttctcttttataACTGGCATATTTATAAAACAGAGCTTTTTTCGCCTCACCAGTCAATCCTCCCTTACACACATATTGGTCATCGAACGAAACCGGAAGTGATTTATCGGATTGCATGTCGATAACTTCCATCTCTGGCCTTATCGTAACCTCTTTTGGAGGCTGAAATTTGCGATCGCAAGCTTTGGGCTCAAACTTCAAGGTTACATGAACACAGTTTAGTTTTCTTGCTGAAAGCACTGAATTAGAGACACCTGAAAAGTTTGAACTTCTTTTCACGGATGATCGTGTTGAAATAGAAATACTGGACGTGCCTATGGTTTCACAGCAAGgctcaacttcttcatcaaatatagAAGCACTTTTCgaagaaaaagctgaaGCAGACACTCTCCGCTCATATCTAGATGGTACGTCACCCATGAATATTTGCCTTTGATCACAGTCTTCTATATTTTTAGGACGAATTGTCGCAATTGATAAATCCTTTGGAGAACTTAAAATAACAGTCATCGTTCCCAAAAACCGTGGGATCAAACCCTTTGATACCGACATACTAGTCGTCTGCGTGTATCTAGTCTCTTCTGAAGAGATAACGCTCAGTGAAGTACAAGAAGTATCAATCAAGGTGTTGAGATAGACTGGTTTGTTAGATGAAGTGCTATGCATTTCAGCAACTTTTTGAGGGATTTCCTGCACAGGTTCTCCTTCTTGAACATCGCAAGATATATGATTGGCATTGCAGGCCTTTGCCGTATGGTTCAGTGCTTCAACTTGTGCCTTAAGCTTTTGCTTCAAATTAGAAATGACATCCTCCACTTGATTATCAAAAGATTTTAACTGCATCTTAGTTGGcaatgaataaaatgagTATGCATCATTACCACGCATTTGATTTAGATCAGCAACAGGTTTTGAGGTATTAATACGAATAAAGTAATGAATATCGTTGATAACGACAAGGTCCGAATTTGATGCTGCACTTTCCACATCACAGCTTTTATTAAGCTCTAGATTTGATCCAATCAACTTTGCCCGTATACTGTAACTGACAAACTGATAATCGTTGGAAAAATCACGAACTCTCATGGCACTGCCAGGGTGGAAATCTCTGAAGACATATCCGCGAGAAGAATCCACATTAAAATTGGATGCTGCAACCGAATCGCACCAGTAAGAATTATTACAAAGTTCGGTTGGAACGCTAGTGTTCATTCCAAACGATGGTGGCAAAATCAAATGATCAGGAATTTGATAAGGGCAGGTGGTATCTAAGGTATAGAACGGCacaataaaagtaaagaatTTTTTATAGGTGACTCCCGGTTGTAGCTTTTGGCTTTCCGGAAATCCATAAAAGCTTCCATCAAGTTTATCCTGCTCTCCCTTACAGTCTGGTCCATTTAATGAAAGACAGATATGACTTGGATGGTACGAAGCACCCAAATCATATGTCTGCATAAAGATATTACTTTTTTGGGGTTGTGGATCTATTCCTGCGGGCCATCTTCTGGTACCAACAATTCCCTCTAAAGAAACAAGAAACATCTGAAAAGGAATAATTTCCTCACCACAATTTTTCACTGTAATATATCCTGTAATCATTTCTCCAGGCTTATACTCAGTTAGAACATTCTTTGGTGGTATGTAATGATGCATTTTTGCAGGCTGCTGGGtcacaaatattttcacttcAATTGGAAGATCAACTTTCTTCAACCCCTTCAAATCCTTCAATGCGTTCGTGTTTAAATCTTCAACATTAATTGGATTCATATCATGGCCATTTTCATCCAAGGGCGGACCATTCAGCGACTCATACGCTGGAGGCCGCTCCTCGGataaatcattttcaacatcctTGGTTGTTCGATTAAACATATAGTTGTGCATTTCAAATGATGGTAAGACATCTTCAATTTGTGGTATCTGATTATTGTCAGTTAAAATAAGCTTTTGGGGTTTTAATAGTTTTTCTGacttcttgcttttcatgCAAAGGCTTCCtaattctctttttttattcttattaaAAGAGATGAAATGGATACTAATATGTGTTTCTGGAATAATGATTTAAAAGGTATTTTAGATCTTTTTAAAGGGATCAAATAATGTATAAATAAAACTGGTCGGATTTACCTTGatttatattaattttCAGGTGCCCTTCCTGAAGGTGGAAGCTTTCCGaattaaataattttttgagAGCTATGACTCAATCAGGCAATAACAGCTTTTGAGCGCATTCATATTGTACTTATCTTTCGGTGCAGGAGGTGTGGTGCATAAGGATTAGAAACATAATTTATTGTTATTCTAATTGTCTTAccagcatttttttttttttttttttttttttacaaatCGGCCTATAGATTATCTTACAACCGATTTGTgtaatgcaaatatttcgcaattattataactccAAACGGATTATACGTAATGTGGGGTTGACGGATCTAACTTTTTAGTTCCAAGTATTCgaatcttattttttccaaGTTTTTTTACAAACAGAATTCTTCCAGTTGCTATGCTCAGACTTCATAGTATACCTTTAATAAATACTGGGAGTTCGAATATGTATTTATCTAACTTTTGCACTATCTTATGATCGGactttgtactttttctcCGAGCGCGACCACCAAGGAAgcaagccaaaaaaaaaggctaGGCTATAAATAGAAGAATATTCCAGATTTAAGGATGTCAACATGGCAAATGTATCTGTTTAAGAAATACAATCACATAGCTACATCTAATATCTCCTATATAATTGACAATACATATTTCAACATTAGAGTTCACAAGTGTAAAATCAATTATATGAGTCACTATAAATTCGGATGCTGGTCTTACCCTTCTTTGTACACTAAACTGTTCCTTTGTTTAATGTATTGtctaaaatttttattctgaaggtgaaaaaaaaagtgcacTTTATTCAACAATTTAACAATAACAATGTGCACGttcttaatttttcatccataTCTAAACCACCACTTTGTCTGTTTACATTTAAAGCCTATTGATATATGCAAATTAACAGTCATCTGAAGGAATCAAAAATTTAGTAAGCATAGGAGAGACTGCATCAATCGGGCACATTGCAATATATCGGTTTCAGAAATGAATCCAGATTCAACAAATCCTAATGATATCGCTGAATATAGATCTCTCACAAGTGTACTTACTGCACATTTGAAGTATGGCCAATGGGCAAGGCAAACAATACTTAATCCGAAAAAGTTAAAGTGGCAATCACTTacggatgatgaaaaggaacTTCTTCCCTGGTTCCCATGTTATCTTGAGCTCCTGGATTCTTGTATTAAAActaatgaaaatttttttcgagAGGTAGCCTTGACAACTGATCGTTTATGGCAAGCAGGCAGGGATCCGAGCTCCTGGAGCGATTGCTCTAGTCAGGACCTTGATAAGTTACGAGGAATCATGATTCAGTATGTCAGAGAGTGGTCTGATATATGCgtgaaagaaagagataaTTCAATGGGTCGTATTCTTAGGAAGTGTGAAGAACTTTTTCCGAACATTGACAATCGACCCAATGTCAACGTCTTGGTTCCTGGAGCCGGTCTTGGACGTCTAGTTGTTGAATTTGTTAAACGAGGATTTTGTACCCAGGGGAATGAATTTTCGTATCATATGCTTCTTAACTCAAGTTTCATTCTCAATGCTTCTTACCGTTCAAATAACTTCTGTATCTGTCCGTTCATTCACAAACAATCAAACAATGCTGAGAAGAAGTACCAGACAAGACAAGTTTTTTTCCCCGATTTTTATCCTCCTGACGTATCTTTAATTAGTAAAGAGCATCCGAATATTCTAGTTGGTGAATTAATGTCGATGGTTGCCGGCTCATTTGTTGATTTATATGGCCCTTCAGATTTGAATAAGGTGAATGAAACATATACGGAAAGTCCAAAGGCTGTAAAGTTTAGAAAGACTAACAGACATAAATTCGACGTAGTGGCTacctgcttttttattgataCGGCCTCAAACATAATCGACTACCTCAAAACgataaaaaattgtttGTCTGATAATGGCTATTGGGTCAATTTTGGGCCTTTACTTTGGCATCATGaggacgatgatgatgtaaTCGAAAGTATCATAATAGACCCGGTAACTAAATTAAAACAAAAGGTTATAACTCCCATGAAGGGCCTTGAACTTCCACGTGAAGACCTGATTCAACTAATTAAAGATATGGGCTTTGAGTTTATAGATCATATTTCCGATATTGAGAGTACATATGGAGGGGACCCAATGGCATTAGGTAATTGGAGCTACAAATCTGAATTTTGGGTCTGtcagaaagtgaaaaattaagaaagaGCTTCAttagaaaacaaaaaaaagcaagaatgTCGttatttttggaattggGCCAATATCTCGTGTAAGTTTTCACATGGAATGAATCCAATCGTTTTTTGCCATTCCTGTAATGTATGAATGTTAATTTCAGTGGCCATTGACGATTGAGAAGTACCGTCATCactcttttttgttctccAGCTCAGAGATGTGTCAGCAGTAATTTTCGTGATCCCTGCCAAGATGAGACGAATGCTTTTTCCTTGCTTTCGATAGTATCTAAGCAAATTCTTACTTAGAGCCAACTTAGAAGAGCCAGATTCTTGTAAAATCTGTTCCAACTTATCCTTTTTAATAGGTAGACCGAGTGAGGATAGGAAGCAATACATCCTTACAGGACGCAACTGTTCTTCAATCTCTTCTTTAGAAGCTGAACTGCTGACCATTGCTGAAATCTTGATTCTAGTTCTGGAGCTAggcaaaatatattttgcgATAAAACTCTTGAATTCATCAAGTGTGAGTTTCCGAATGTAACTTATGTCtatatcatcttcacctGCAGTGTCATGAGAAAATCTGTATGAACGATTAACTATTTGGTCCCAGAACCCTTGATGACGCTTACCAAGAGTACTATTGGCCGGATCTGACATAAGGAAATTTTGTGTAATACTTGATGGACCGCCGCTGGTAAGGGCCCCATTTCCTCCGTGCTTATTATACAAAAATTGTGATTTGTACATTCGATTGAATTTCTCATCATCTAACTTTTCAAGTATTTCGTTGTACCACTCTGTTATgcattcttcaatttttgattCGATTGATTCAGGGCTGAGTTGTCCACTCATAATTGTAACATGAATACCTTCAACTTTCCGAAAAACCCTTAAACCAACCAACACTATGTAACCTATCTGATACTCAAAACGGAGTTTTCTTGTCAAAGAGTTTGATAGTGTAAATGCTGCGAATCTTGTCAGAGCTTTTGAGTACTGAATGTTTCTCATAGAGCATTGTATGAAGTAGGAAATAGCGTTTGATGGATCCTTACATACTGCTTTGCATGTAAAGTTACTTCCTGCTTTGAGACAAATAGTAGATGGTTGTTTCACTTGTTGTCCACAAAATGTTTTGATGACTTCATGTATAGAAGACAAGAGTTTTCTTATCTGCAGACTGTTGTCTTTATTTATGTCGCCTTGAATGAATAAAGTGATGTATGccttttcaaaaagttcATGGTAAATGTCATCTGTTGTTTCCAAATTGATATCTTCCAATGCACTGATTCTATCTTCCAAAAGCCAAGTATTCTCTTCCATTATTGCCATTAATCCTAGAGATGCAAGGGCATGTGAAGGCATTGTTTCACCAGTGGCATACTTCTTTAACAAGCTAGAACGAGCTTTTCTGAACTCTGAATTCTGCACTGTTGCACGCAAATTTGAAACAATATCCTTCAATTCGAAAATAATACGTTCAAACAACCGATATATGTACTGCTTTGGACCACCAATATGTATAATCAAGCCTGCATCTCCTTTAAATGATGGAATTATATCGTATACGTATCCAACTGTAAGAGCAGAGTATAATTCTTTTCTCAATTTGGTTTTGACAATAATACAAAGAAGTTCAAGCGCAATCACCTGATATATTGTTGGGGAACCGGAAACAAATGTAATTTCAGCACTAAGTAAGAGCTTATCAACATAAACTGGATCCGTCTCTTTTTTAATCCAAACTTGGTAGCCATCtgatgaaacaaaaagtcTCGGAAGAAACGAGTTACTGTTATTCTGCACAGCAAATCCCAAGCTGGCATTTGCGGCACTTTGGGTTGTCTTATCCATTAATCCAAGTTGCCGTGTTTGAAGGTAGATAATCGATGGGGCATATATGTTTGCTTTTGGTAGTTTAAGCTGACTCATTTCGATTGAGTTCTGCTGCATATTCATAATATACGAGATTGGTATAGTTCTAATACTGTAATCAAAGTTATAATGTATGTCCGTTCCATTTTGTTTCTGGGGAAGCCAACTTAAGTTTTTGCATAGCCTTTGATTACAAACCAAGCAGAACACCATGCTTTCTGGCACACATATACGTTTGACAAATTTCATAAATCGTTTTGCTTCATTCATCCAAAATTGTTCACAGTCTTCACCTTCCTCGAATGCTCCTTTAAATTGATGATCActgaaatcaaaatttgGTGATCCAGAAAAGAACCACTGTGAGATCATGGCAAAAGAGGATAAAAGACGCTCACTGAGAACACGAATACTCCCTGCAGTGTTGATATTCAATTCTGAATGATAAAAGTTATACAGCTCAATTCCATTGTGTTCTGAAAGCATCTTTGCCACTTGAAAAACCTGCTTCTCATCAGTGTCATCACATATACAGGATAAACTCATGAATATATACTGTATAAGTTTGGCCAAATCATTAATACCGAGGGCCGTCGGCTTTAATTGTATCTCCAAACACGATGTGGTACTTGAAACAAAATTCACTCTTGTGATAAGCTCACTTATATAATGATTGTCAAAGAGAATCTCATTAAGACTTCCTCTAGACTCCGACCCCAATATATCACACCAGAATGACTTGAAAATTGCAAGTTCCTTAGGAGTAAGGTCAAGTGAACTCTGGTTTAAAATGAAATCCAATCTCATCAAAGGATCGCTGTCTGTAGAATTAATCAAAATGCATCTATTGAGGTTCTCTGGATTGAAAGGTGATTCTTCATAACGTGGCAGCCAAACACTTTCAGTTATATGTAATTGATCAAGATTATGAACTGATTGTTTTGGAGATGCCAATTGCTTATGAGATTTTTTAAACATATGTAATTTTCCCAGGGAAGATGTTCGATTTCCCAACTCCGAGAAACACGAAACAGCCAGCTTTCTGAGTtgattcaaagaaaatgaagatttTAACGTGAGGGTCATGTGCTGAGGAAGATATTCGGTATCGAAGAATTCTTTAAGAATAGCGGTTGCATTATTTCCTGAAAGCAATTGACTTAAAGTATCATAATTTCCAGTAGAGAAACGATGAAACTCTGAATTTCTATTTGAAAGTATCCGTAATCCCTGAAAGCATATTCTCGATGGTCTAGTCATGTTTTTCTCATGCTCATTGTCGATTGCAATAACTTCTCTATTGGCATAATCACTATTAAAAAGAGGATGTCTAAAATAAGTAGCAAAGATTTGAAGTATTTCCTCGAACTTTTCTGAGTTTGTTGGaatagagaagaaaaatgaagttcTTTCACCTACGGTAACTGCATTGCAACTTCCTCCAGATTGATaaaccatttttttgtatttgtcTATTTCCGGGAATTCTTTGGAGCTAACGCACACCATGTGCTCGCATAAGTGTGCCAATCCAGACATACCATCGGGATCAGCATGATGGCCCGTTGCAACTGACAATGAGGCAGCTGAAATTTGCTCTGTTGGATCAGAGATTATTAAAATGGTTAATCCATTATTGAGTCTGAAAAATTGATGTGAAATTCCTTTTGCGGAGAAAGGAACGGGAAATTTCTCATCGAAGTACTGAATATTAGTTGCAGTTGGCATTGGTTAAATTTATGAGTTGTGAAACTTAATAAATGGTTCAAGGCATTGGACAAAAAAGAGAGGTAAAGTTTGTTGATAGGTGTttagttattttttggaaatatactcattttaatataaatgaGGGTGACAATCTGAAAGCTTGGGTTCATATCTGCTATACGTGCGAGGCCTGAAATTAGACATTATATTTCCTTATTTGTCTATGTCAAGGAGCGTTCTGAAACGCCTTAAAAAAGtgagggggaaaaaagacaagCTGATCCGCGTGAGTCGATTGACGCCTTACCTAagtctattttatttattaccCAAACAATCTGCAAAATGTGGCCCCAAGTTGCCggtttatttatttatcagAATGTACGTAATGTATAAAATTTCCTCCACGCCCCCTTTCCCTTCCTTTATCTGACCTGAGGACTTTCtgctaaaaaaagatggtgatgattAAAATCAGAAgtacaatatttttttgatttctccgtctctttttatcttttatttttttttttgcctgaTCAAACCGATACTCCTGAAAGAGTTGTCTGTTACTAGTAGTTCCGCTATCTATATTTACAGGGACGTAATTAGAATTCAAGGTTCATATGAAAAGAGCTTTAAAGCATTGGTGACTATTTGTCAATTTAAGGGAACGAGGAAATTCTATTAATACCTTAAAGGAGCAAGATCACAAATATACTTTTATAGCACAGGAATGTCTTCACAGGCAAATAATCAAATATCAGTGAAGTTGGTGTTGCTTGGTGAAGCAGCAGTGGGAAAGTCGTCGCTTGTTTTGAGGTTTGTTTCCAACGACTTTGAAGAGAACAAAGAGCCTACTATTGGAGCAGCATTTCTCACGCAAAGGTGTATAATTGGTGATAAGAACATCAAGTTTGAGATATGGGATACTGCTGGACAGGAAAGGTTTGCAAACTTGACACCGTTGTATTACAGAAATGCACAGGCAGCATTGGTTGTCTATGATGTGACAAAACCTTCTAGTTTTATCAAGGCACGTCATTGGGTAAAAGAATTACATGAGCAGGCATCAAAGAATATAGTCATTGCACTTGTcggaaataaatttgacCTCATTTTGGACCCTGAGTCTGGTGAGGAGATTGAAGGTGCACGAAAGGTTTCAATTGATGAAGGTAAAACCCTAGCAGAGGAAGAGaatttattattctttGAGACCAGTGCTAAGACGGGACTTAATGTTAACAAGGTCTTTACCACGATAGGAGAGAAGATTCCTGACACTACAAAACAAGGCgagaatgatgatgagggCAATTCAAATAGGATTGACTTGAGTGCGCCTGCACAAAATGATATTCACAACAGTGCATGCTCATGCTAAGCCACCTTTCGCATAATGATTAGCAGTGTAGGAGGAAACAGAAGTTGAAAGGCGTCACTTTTTGAGTTGTTAGGCAGAAAGTGTCCGATTTCAGATACTATTGTGAATGGATATATGGTTCTTAATATGATGCTGGTTGTATTTAGTACGGTAAT
The sequence above is a segment of the Brettanomyces bruxellensis chromosome 6, complete sequence genome. Coding sequences within it:
- a CDS encoding uncharacterized protein (MEROPS:MER0001219) produces the protein MPTATNIQYFDEKFPVPFSAKGISHQFFRLNNGLTILIISDPTEQISAASLSVATGHHADPDGMSGLAHLCEHMVCVSSKEFPEIDKYKKMVYQSGGSCNAVTVGERTSFFFSIPTNSEKFEEILQIFATYFRHPLFNSDYANREVIAIDNEHEKNMTRPSRICFQGLRILSNRNSEFHRFSTGNYDTLSQLLSGNNATAILKEFFDTEYLPQHMTLTLKSSFSLNQLRKLAVSCFSELGNRTSSLGKLHMFKKSHKQLASPKQSVHNLDQLHITESVWLPRYEESPFNPENLNRCILINSTDSDPLMRLDFILNQSSLDLTPKELAIFKSFWCDILGSESRGSLNEILFDNHYISELITRVNFVSSTTSCLEIQLKPTALGINDLAKLIQYIFMSLSCICDDTDEKQVFQVAKMLSEHNGIELYNFYHSELNINTAGSIRVLSERLLSSFAMISQWFFSGSPNFDFSDHQFKGAFEEGEDCEQFWMNEAKRFMKFVKRICVPESMVFCLVCNQRLCKNLSWLPQKQNGTDIHYNFDYSIRTIPISYIMNMQQNSIEMSQLKLPKANIYAPSIIYLQTRQLGLMDKTTQSAANASLGFAVQNNSNSFLPRLFVSSDGYQVWIKKETDPVYVDKLLLSAEITFVSGSPTIYQVIALELLCIIVKTKLRKELYSALTVGYVYDIIPSFKGDAGLIIHIGGPKQYIYRLFERIIFELKDIVSNLRATVQNSEFRKARSSLLKKYATGETMPSHALASLGLMAIMEENTWLLEDRISALEDINLETTDDIYHELFEKAYITLFIQGDINKDNSLQIRKLLSSIHEVIKTFCGQQVKQPSTICLKAGSNFTCKAVCKDPSNAISYFIQCSMRNIQYSKALTRFAAFTLSNSLTRKLRFEYQIGYIVLVGLRVFRKVEGIHVTIMSGQLSPESIESKIEECITEWYNEILEKLDDEKFNRMYKSQFLYNKHGGNGALTSGGPSSITQNFLMSDPANSTLGKRHQGFWDQIVNRSYRFSHDTAGEDDIDISYIRKLTLDEFKSFIAKYILPSSRTRIKISAMVSSSASKEEIEEQLRPVRMYCFLSSLGLPIKKDKLEQILQESGSSKLALSKNLLRYYRKQGKSIRLILAGITKITADTSLSWRTKKSDDGTSQSSMATEINIHTLQEWQKTIGFIPCENLHEILAQFQK
- the VPS21 gene encoding Vacuolar protein sorting-associated protein 21, producing MSSQANNQISVKLVLLGEAAVGKSSLVLRFVSNDFEENKEPTIGAAFLTQRCIIGDKNIKFEIWDTAGQERFANLTPLYYRNAQAALVVYDVTKPSSFIKARHWVKELHEQASKNIVIALVGNKFDLILDPESGEEIEGARKVSIDEGKTLAEEENLLFFETSAKTGLNVNKVFTTIGEKIPDTTKQGENDDEGNSNRIDLSAPAQNDIHNSACSC